Within Telopea speciosissima isolate NSW1024214 ecotype Mountain lineage chromosome 8, Tspe_v1, whole genome shotgun sequence, the genomic segment TCCTCCATTCCCGCTTTCTGGAggtggaatggtgcccgtgatgggctgcgcaccacctgctctggggggtcttctgtttatcccctgtcgagaggcttcggggggcggtgatctcctcgtctgcacaacgggttgcggctcttctctgcgggaagtcgagccatgctgccctgacctcgtgtgcaccattgttaTTGCTCTTGggattggtagaaacgacgatgcttgctgatgtcgttcccacagacggcgccaaatctgttgcgtgtgaaaacctccggtacttggttcgcccgcggatgaacctgcaaaaaccaagcaatgagcgcaagagggccggtgtggctccggcctaggactctccgatgctcaagtcaggtcttcaacgcgacagcgtaactgcgtagtaaaaagcaagatctggaatagagctccatacctgggtatttatagagtaaggaggagatgagacggttgggagagtcctagtatggtaggagtccttctttcggaaggttctctcgcgtagagcggagtggagagttattttcggggtcggactcttattaaggtaagagtccatgtagagtgtgattctgtgttgtgctgggatcgtggctcggtccttatcccgtgactctcgggatgtgctgacgtggcccggagatccccggaggggtgctatgggagcctcgatggaggagggctcggcctacgaggtcggcctgtggggtcggccatggaggtcggcccgagaggaggttggtctcggccatgaggtcggctagacTGTCCCTGGccgacccgtataatctcggcctcagtcaccggccagctcgctcaaaccaggctttgtcaggtgacttatcggatatggggtcggcccaatttcctgctcggtccaactcggttctcggactgaggtcgggtcggccacgtggcagcctctgataggtggggcgttttatgcctcatcacttACATTtttctagactgtacttaggttttgtaagggattctcttatccttaaaagattgtgggattctcttatccttaaaagagtGTAGGATCCTTTTATCCTGGTAAAAAGATTTGTCAAGGTGTTTTCCCTACCTATTGTACTGAAAGGGAAAgattagtgaaattctctcaaggttgagtcgaaccactataaatgcttgagttctcttgttttaatttgctttgaatTACATTGTCCCGAAACTTGGGTATatttttaaaagaataaaaattccactaaggtaacctattcaccccctctaggttatccaacatcTCACACCATGTGCGTGCTTCTTTAGATGTCTCTGCAGGTGATGCAGCCATGGACTGTGATGCTGCTCCCTCTTCCGCGACAGACGAATGGTGGACTCCCGGGTACGAGGATCACGAATCTGGTTGTGTTTGTGAAGTGTGTGCCTACAGTGACACCGTTTGATGTTTACATGTAATAGCTTATATACTTTATCTTTTGTTAGATTTTGGGTATCACTTTTGGTACTTTTGAATAACTCGGATAAATGTAAATATATCACTTAGATGCCCTAATTACAATGATCTTATTATACTATGAAATCAATTCTTCCATTGACTTTTATTGAGTTTCATTGGTTACTGTGCTGCTAAgatactgtatctgtgatcctgacAGGCGGTGTAGGATGATGTAAGCATCCCCATTGCACTTCTATTGTCTTTGGAAGTGGGGTGTGACACAGGGCTTAGAAAATTCAACCTTGAGCCGccctcaaggtcgggctgggctgaccctgattggccctgatcatggagtgggggaagggagagatgcatgaaCTAGATTGAGTTGGGTGGGTCAAGGAgcaaattatcaattttacatataGTAACATTGTAATAAAATATAACTGCAACGCTACCAAACTAAGcaattttagagagagagagagagagagagagagagagagaatggagctTTAATGCTCTACCAATATGGACAGTCTTCCGTTTGACTCCTTCCAACATAGGTTGTAACACTAAAAAGGCATCACATTTTCCAGCAACATTTTTCCTATGCATCCTTCAaacttctccttccccattatTCCAATAGGAATAGGATAAAGGGTAACAAACTTAGAGAACCGTGCTATGAATTGCTTTGATATTCCACATCATTACAGGTGTTACATGTGTATTTATACACAGTTGGTTTGAGAGATTCTCAACCCTTAGCTTACTATATGAGAGAAATATAAAATCTGTTATATAAGGTTACAGAATAATAGAAGATTGGCTGAAGACTGTGACTGGAGACTGAGGGAATGGAGTTGCCGCATCTGTGCGCATAATATAAAAGGAAACGCTCCATAAGGAAGATATGCCAAGATCACCAAGCTGGACCGAATATAGCCTGCCATATGTGGCTTGTGCTATATTCGgctgatacaccccctcaagctgATGATTTGATGGGTCGGATCTTTAGCTTGTCGCTGAGAAACTGGAACCGGGACCAGGACAGACCTTCTGTGAAAATGTCTGCGATTTGGTCAGCTGTGGAAATGAACTGTATTGAGATTTCCCGACGGACGACTTTTTCACGGACGAAGTGATAGTCaatttcaatgtgtttcgttcgAGCATGGAACACCGGATTGGCTGATAGATATGTGGCcccaatgttgtcacaccagAGTACCGGAGGTTTAGGTAACACAATACCAAGCTCTTTAAACAAGGACACAAGCCAGGTCAATTCGGCTGTAGTGTCGGCCACAGAGTTGTATTCGGCCTCCGTAGGGGACCGTGCTACTGTACGCTGCTTGCGAGATGACCACGATAATAGATTGGTGCCAAGAAAAACTGTAAAACCCCCGGTGGACCTTCTATCAGTGCTGTCACCAGCCCAGTCAGGGTCAGAATAGGCTTGGATATGCGGGGTTGATTTCTTGTCAATGAGGAGCCCATGTGACTTGGTGCTTTTGAGATACCGTAGTATACGCTTCACAAGGGACCAGTGCTCCTCTGTAGGGGCGTGCATATGTTGGCAGACCCGATTTATGGCATAAGCAACATCGGGTCTCGTAAGTGTTACATATTGTAGAGCACCCATAGTGGAACGATACAATGTAGCATCAGTGAACGGTGCACCCCCTGACTTGGCAGGTTTGCACGAGACTGGAACTGGAGTAAGAACCTGCTTGCAATCAATCATACCGGTTTTGTGTATCAAATCTTTAATGTATCGCTATTGAGAGAGAAGCAACCCTTTGCTATGTCCTACAGcctcaatgcccaaaaaatagtGCAAGGGTCCAAGATCTTTGATTGAAAACGCCTTGGAGAGCTGGTCAAGAAGGGCTGATATATGAGTAGACTTGCTGCTTGTGACCAATATGCCATCAACATATACCAGGACATAGGTCGTAACCCCATTCgccagataaataaaatgggaaGGATCCGTCTGGGATGCTGTAAAGCCATGCTCCAGTAGAAACTGGGACAGTCTGTGGAACCAAGCACGTGGTGCCTGCTTGAGTCCATAAAGAGAGCGATGTAGCCTGCAGACATGGCTAGGTCTAGTTGGATCCTCAAATCTTGGTGGTTGAACCATGTGTACTTCTTCTGTTAGGTTGCTATGTAGGAATGCATTGCTAACATCTAGTTGCCATATGGGCCACCCACTGGATACAACCAAGGAGAGAACAGTTCTTATGGTCGTGGGCTTCACCACGGGGCTGAATGTTTCATTGTAATCAATGCCTTGGTGTTGGTGGAACCCTTTTGCAACAAGGCGGGCCTTGTAGCGCTCAACCGACCCGTCCGCTTTCCTCTTGATCCTGTACACCCACTTACAACCAGCAACATTAAAGCTGGGGTTTGGGGGAACAAGAGACCATGTTTCATTTCGAATTAATGCATTAAACTCCTCTGCCATGGCCGCCCGCCAAGTTGGGCTTCGTTTAGCCTGATTGTAGCAGGTGGGCTCAACATCTTCTAGCTCACTGGTGGTGGTAGACAATGCCTGTGCCCCTGACGCAAGGGCCACTTGTGGTGGGTAAGGGATGGGTTGGGTGGCTGCATACAGGTCTGAAAGTGCTCTCATCTTTGGTTGACCATGCGGAGCCACAATGTTGGGTGGTGGACTGGTTGGTGGAGTGACAACAGGGCTGGACGGTGGAGTGGGTGTGTGGGCTACAGGGTTGTTTGGTGTGGTGGTACCCGGTGTAAGATGTGATGGTTGAGGTATCAAATGGGGCGGCATTAGAGGTGCAGCCATGCAATGCGTAATCGGTACTAACGCCCATGGAGTAGAGGGCATAGTCGATGGTACAGGCCCCAGGATAGACGGCTGAGATGTAGAGAACGGAAAGACTGTTTCATTAAAGCGGACATGCCGGGCTATGTAAATTCTTTTAGTAGCATTGTCCATGCATCGGTACCAGAATGTGATGGGCTGTAGCCCAAAAACACACAAGGAGTGGAACGAAACTCCATTTTGTAAGAATTATAAAGCCTGAGATTAGGAAAACATAAACAACCAAATATACGCAAAAAATTATAATCAGGAGGACGATTATAAATGAGCTCAAAGGGAGATTTACCTCCAGTAGCACGAGACGGCATTCGGTTGATAAGATATACTACCGTCTCAAACGCAAAGTGCCAATAATGATGAGGCACCATTCCCTGGGCAAGCAAGGTCAATCCTGTTTCAACAATATGGCGGTGACGTCTTTAAACGGTACCTTGCTATTCATGGGTGTGTGGGCATGCAACACGATGTTGAACTCCTAGGGATTCAAAGTCCTTGGAAAGATTGCAAAATTCCCCACCCTAATCAGACTGAACTGCCTTTATTTTGGTTGAAAATTGACGCTCTACAAGCGcctgaaattttttaaaaatagcaTAGGCATCCGATCTGCGAACCAAAGGATAATACCAAATATACTGGATATgatcatcaacaaaaatgaTAAAGTAACGAAAACCATTAACAGAAATAAAGTGTGACGGTCCCCAAATGTCCGTAAATATAACatccaaaggaaataaactgCGATAATTAGAGGTGCGCAAAGTTTGTCTGCTAGCTTTGCCAAGCTGGCAGGCCGTACAAAGAGAGCTCAATGAAGAAGGAGAAACTGCTAATTTATGTCTACGAATAATATGGTGATAAACTTGGGAATGGGGATGGCCAAGATGACGGTGCCACCCATCAGAAGAAGTGCGCTTAGCAATATTGGCATTTGGCGTTGTTGGTGCTGCTAGAAATGTGTACAGACCACCATTACTCGGACCGGTAAGAAGAGTGCGATTGGTTTTCTGATCCTtcacaaagaaagaagatgggtgaaattcaaaatacacACCATTATCTCGAGCAAAGCGTTGAACGGAAATAAGGGATTTTTTCATATCAGGGACACAAAGGACATTAGAAACATTAAGAGAACCACTAGTAGAAGGAAAGGAAGTGGAACCAGTGTGGGTTATGGAAAGACCCTTACCGTTTCCTATGTGAAGCTGATCAGTACTTGAGTACGCATCGTAGGATGACAGTGCCTGTAAATCTGGTGTGACGTGATGTGTCGCACCTGTGTCAGGGTACCATGTAGTTTGTGATGGTGGAACCATGAATGGATATGGTTGGTAAGGCGGTTGGGCTGGGCTATGGTTATTCGGCCAAGGCTATGGTTGATGATAGGGAAAAGGTGGGTAATATGTGTGGTAGGCTGATGGGTGTTGGCTATGGGTTTTTGGTTTAGAAAAACAATCAGCTGTGTTGTGGGTGTTTCGGTTACAAAAGGTGCACCACAGACGGCCCTGCTGATTAGGGCGATAACCACGACCACCACGTCCTCCACGGTTTCCACGCCCACCACGACCGCCCCTTGAAGGGCCACGATCTGATTGCACATGGGTGGATTGATTATTGGATGACGAGTCTCGTGTTGCAACATTGGCAACAGGCGTAGAAGGAGTACTACTTGCATCAATAAGTGAGAGCTTTTTCAATGATGAGATGTGTAAAAACTCATGAGTCTGCAACTGTGAGTGCAACTCATCATAAGAAACCGGGGTCACACGACCCGCAAGTGTAGGAATTATGTCTCGAAGATCAGCACGTAGAGCTCTGAAGATATGAATGTTAAAATCAGTATTTGATATTGGTGTTCCAGCGGCAGCGAGGCCATCCGCAATGGTCTTAGCACGGTGCAAGAAGGTAGCAACAGGTTCGTTAGGCTGATGAACGAGATCCTGGAGTGCTAAATGTAAAGAGAGCACACGGGTAGCGGAAGCAGATGCATATGTGGTAGTCAATGTTTCCCAGATTTCCCTGCTGGTTGTCTTGCCAATAATGACCAAAAAAACCTCCTCGgttagagaagagagaagaaggctGCGAAGGACTGCGTCTTGCTGTCGCCATGTTGCTGCAGCCACCGGTTGGGTAGGGATGTGAACCATCGAGGAATCCAAACAAATTCTGGCCAAGAAGAAAGGCCTCCACTTGTGGGCGCcagtaaaaaaaattcttgggtGAGAGCTTGATCGATATATAGTGATGGGCATTTGGAACAGCTGGAGATAAAGAGGAGGGTGTCAAGCTCGGTTGCAAGCTGAGTATTGGATCTGTGAAGGTGGAATGATTAGAGATCACCGATAGAGGGGAGGTGATCGATGAGCTGATGGCGGCAGTGGTGTGAACAACCTCAagagaggttgaagatgaagattgaGATGTATTCGGATCCCCCATTACCGTGTGTTGCagggaagaaaatagaaaaaaaaaaaaaaataaggctcggtggagcttaacttggctctgataccataacaAACTTAGAAAACTGTGCTATGAATTGCTTTGATATTCCACATCATTACAGGTGTTACATGTGTATTTATACACGGTTGGTTCGAGAGATTCTCAACTCTTAGCTTACTATATGAGAGAAATATAAAATCTGTTATATAAGGTTACAGAATAATAGAAGATTGGCTGAAGACTGTGACTGGAGATTGAGTGAATGGAGTTGCCGCATCTGTGCGCACACTATAAAAGGAAATGCTCCATAAGGAAGATATGCCAAGATCACCAAGCTGGACCGAATATAGCCTGCCATATGTGGCTTGTGCTGTATTCGGCTGATAAAGGGAAaccttttgaaaaaaaaaaaaaatgaatttttggcCGAAATGATTCAGATTTATCCGACACACAATCGTAGAAAAACCGACCGATCCCTTTCACATTTTGTACTTTAGCATATCAAATTGCTAAAGTTCACACCCAGTATGAAGCCAATGTCACTTTCAGGTATGGCTTAGTAAAAGTTTGGAACTTGTTAAACTTCCATAAATTAAGAGGTAAAGAATTCTCCAAGTTTTGGGTTCATAATCTACAAATGATCATAAGAAACTGCCTAACTATACATGCTCTGACTCTCTTAATAAACTGTTATCTTCCCCTAAGTAAGTCTCTCTTTCTGTCTCTATgtagtagtttttcttttacttcttttttgcATGTTTCACGAGATCGTGTCAGAGGAGCTCATCTTCTTGCTAAAGGAGTTTCTAGGTTTAGCTTGTCTCGACTCTGGCGGTCCCTGCCACCCCCCTTCCTTGTACACATTTCTACCGGCCAGAGTTTCTCTGTTGCCgatttttcttaataaaattttctgttcttggccaaatatatatatatatatatataaagagttgatggtagaaaaagaaaaagacttttttattttttatttaataaatataaagaGTTGATGGTaggggtttattttttatttaataaatataaagaGTTGATGGTAGGGGCAccataaaattttataaaaaataaacaaaaagagaaaaagggagtgAAGGAATCGGGGTATTTAGTGGTATTTAAATAAGAATGAAAGGTAGAATAGGTaaatgaaagatttgccacaacgtgcttttatataatagtatgatatatgtTCCCCATTTGCACCCTATTTATCATGtcatacttttctttttttggtaaaaatcaTGTCATACTTTATACCATGTTTATATTAGATCTACATGTTTTCGTAcatatttttttgcttttggccTAGATACCTAGACTAGACTAGATTTATCGCTTTCATTACTAATATTCTTTTTGTCATAGGCTTCGCCACTTGTGGACATTCTTTTTGTCACAGGTTTGGGCCTTTGGGGTTATCTCTAAATAGTTTTAGGTTGCATAAACATGTCTAAATTACATAAAGACATCCCATATGAAAGGGTACAAATATTTCTTTATGTAAAGGCATGACCACATGTACGAAAGTTTGAAGTCTATTAGTTTAAATCCTTTATTCAGATTCCATTAGTTTAAAGTCCATCCTTTCAAAGGGGCATACCCCTTTGAAAGAGCACCATTACCTCTATAAATAGGACCCATAACATTCCTTTGGATCAtccatcttctttcccaaatcaactctaaaccGAGATGTAATTCTTGGAATCATCGAGCTGTACAACGGGACCATGATTGACTAGCTGTATAAGAAAACCTCCCTAGCAGGGTTTGATACCGAGAGAAGACCAGCGCCGTCGCAATGAGTTTTATTGATCGCTGATCCAACAGCGTGGTGACGAAACCCTTGCTCGCTCGCTCTTAGATTCTCTCCAATGATGCATTCTCGTATGGGAACAGCCTCCCTTTACTAGTTTCGTCTCACGGAAATTGAAGCATTTCCTGGGGTTTTGTTGATTCTGTCATCGGACGGGTTCCTGGTTTCTTGACCGAAACCCCTTCTCCGTCGCTTGTACGTGTTTTTCTCCGCCGTTTTTGGCGTGCCATTTCTCCGCCGTTTGTGTGTGtaattcttctcttctctgtccATCATGATCCTTGGAACTGTCGGCGACGATGCCGATGCCGATGACGACGCATCCACCACTTTGTTCAAGGATCATCACCGCCCCTTCTTTTCCGTTTTCCTTGTTTGTCTGTTTACAGGTGATGCTGTCCCTGATGTTGGTGGCACTGAGTTTATAATTGACTTAGAAGCTCTAGCCGCAGCTCAACCTTCACCATACCTCTCCTGTCGTCGGACGAATCTCCACTCGCCAATCCAGCAGATCTGTTCGAAAGTAGGCTGTGGCAGTGTTTCAAATGGTTTTTTTGTTGTCTATCGAAGCTCCACTCATCGATCCAGCAGACCTTTGCCGATCTAGcaagtctgtttgaaagtagacTGTGGCAGCGTGTCGGCACGCATAGGAAGTTTGGTGTTGGTCTGTTCGGCAAGTATGGGCCCCCCTCTATTGGCACGTATGTGCATGCGCTTATCTTTAGCTGTGGTCGCAGCTTTCTCTCTAGGGATATGGTTGTAATCCATCCCCTACTctggatgacccagtcaatggcatgtgagaccgggtcAATCTCCACTacttggttttggataccatatatccataccttgtgtttatcttgctctctatctatcttatgtattttgttttcctttgtttggcgttgggcgcacatgaatgaatagcctttttttctaccaaaaaaaaaaaacattcctTTGCCTCCATTTTtcggatctctctctctctctctctcaatccttCTTTTATAAATGAGTTCCTCTATTTCTGTTTTGCTTTCGTTTATGAAAGTGAGCACAGCCTCAAAATATCTGGACAAGACCCTAGCCAACAACTAAACGTCGACTAGCGAGCCTATAAGGGCTGTTTATTTTGAGAGAACAGTTCACATACGAACCCGATTGCACAAGTAAGGGGGAACTAAGGTCTTACGGAGAGTGATTGGTGGCATGACTCAACCCCACCGATATCTCCTAACTTTGTTTGAATTCTATAATTGTAGTGAAGAATGCGACACATTCAAAACTCCATCATCAACCTTCTGTTACAATGGCAAATCATCATCACCAAGATAAGTGAAGAATTATACTCTTACTTGATATCTTATATTACAACTACATTATAATTATGGCGAATTTAGGTATACAACTACAAATTAACTACTAGGGACCATAATCAAGCTTCTTGatctttttctccctctttatcTAGATACCAGCAGAACAACAATTTAGTTAACCAACTTAATGATTTCAGATTTATCATATAACCTAGCTATGGGGTCAACATCATCAAGTGGTTTAACTATAGATCATTATCATCAGTTACATAAGTGTTGGTCTCTATAGTAATTGAGGGTCCTGCACTATTTCTGTTATCCTTTGATTCATTAAGCATGAAATGTGATGCCTCAACTGCTGCCTCAATTGATAAGAACACAGATTCCTTCCCAATATACTCAATGAATTTTGATAGAATCAACTTTTCCAACACTGCTACCTTAGGGTTTACTAATGCTACCTGCATAATAAATAACAATTTCCATTagaaacttgaagaaaaaaaaaacaaaaaaaaaaaaggaaagaaaagaatttggtttttatttgttttagagATTCCAATcactaaagaaagaaatattgcAGTACCTTAATTCCTCTTGTTGCAGTGTTCCTTTGCATTTCAAATAACATTTCAATGCCAGTCATGTCAATAGATGTAACTCCTATAGTAATAAAACCACATGCAAGTTAGAAGTAATTATGTTAATGATGATAACAAACTATAACTTAAAAAGTACTTGTGTTATGTGCCTAGTGGGGCCCACTTTAGTGTATGGGCAcaagattgggccagcctaatatgggataggttaaaaggtttgatttaacgtgttccatcaactctagagcttttggcgtatcgatcaagtacctacCAACTTGTCTAACAATAGTAATGCATCCATTCATAAGTTTATTAATTACCTCCAAAATCTAGTATTAGATGCTCAAGATCACacccttttgagttttttacaTCCACTTCCTCTTCAATCCACCCTGAGATCCTAGTTTAAGAAtatgaaaatttcattaaaaaccaaaatttcaaacctacCTAAGAATTTCTTCCATCATCAAACACTTTTCAATATCTATTCTAAACACTTACTTCTCTCTGATATAACCTGAATTAGCAAAGTAAATAGGGGAACCCAGCTGTAGGATAAGAATGCCTGGAACTGAAGTTGCATTAGGGTACTGCTCTATATCACTGAACAATGTTGAATTTGGTATCTTCCCAAGCTTGGAAGCACCAGGCCTGGCTACATATAGAAGTGCTCTAACTATTGAGATTCCTACCTGTAACATAGTAGAGAAAATTAGATAGATCATCACCAACAAAATAACTAGATGCATTAATAAGAAAACTAATAAGAGAGAGTTTCTCACAGATAGCATTAGGCCAATGTCCATGCTAATGAAGACAACACCCAAGAAAGCAGCCATACAAATGCAAAAATCGAACTTATCGAGCTTGAATAAGCGATAAACCTCTTTGTATTTGATGAGTCCAAACATTGCAGACATGATTATTGCAGAGAGAGCAACAAGAGGAGTGTAACTGAAGAGAGGAGCTAAGAATAAGAGAGTAAGCATTATGCATATAGACATCACTACATTTGACATTTGGGTCTTACACCCTGCATTGTAATTCACAGCAGATTTTGAAAATGGCCCTGcaaataaaaaagatagaaatgcACACATATATGAGATTGagtgttagaaaaacaacgccTAGAATGacgattttgcagaagaaaaacaaagagaaaagagaagaacaagcacaagacaagatttacgtggtgTGGTTCACCCCCAAAGAAGGAAGACTACATCCATGGCCGAGCGATAGAATGACTCCACTACTTCTGTGAAGCTAATTACAAACCCTCAATCtaacatctctcaaagagataacaacattttataaaataaaccctaacccataatatacagaactacccctagagacccacccagtctggttcggatccgaaccaacatatgtcgaaatacattgcaaatcgaagatctcgatGAGCTTTACAGGGGTCAGCGCCTATGGTGCATGCACTTTTGGCCATTTTGGCACATTTCAAAAGAGAAACGGCCTACCAAAGAATCACCGCAACACTTTCTagactgagatcaggcttcaccaataagtCTCTTATATACTTAGGGTACTGGGATTGAAGTTACATTAGGGTACTCAATGATAGAACATGCTAGATCTCTTAACCTCATTTGGAGCTAGATTTCTTCTGAAGTGATAACTAGATGCTCTAATCATAGTATAGTGGTTCCTATGTCTAATTTTAATAGGCATATCAGTTCTCATTGGATCCTTAATATAATCTGTAggccatgatttttttttccccttctttcatATTTGTAAGTTTCTTATCAGTTCCTTGTTCAGTTTTAATGAAAGTAATTTATACCTGTGGTCAAGTAGCATGAAGTGATGGAGCCAACAAGGTTCATAATCCCAAAAGCTATCATCTCCTTATTTCCATCTATTTGGTAGTTTTTCATTTCAGCAAAACTCCTTCCTATAGCTATCCCTTCctgcatggaagaagaagaagaagacatgcaTAATAAAGCAAAAACAGATCAGAAACTACttggaaaaaggagaagaatagAGTTCAAATATAAGCACTTGTAGCTCTTAGAAGTCTTACGGCTAAAGCCAAGATGCCTGTGATGATCCCAGCTTTTATAGTTACAGGAAGATACTCAGATTCAAAGTTTAATTGTCTAAGAGAAGAAGGATTTAAACCTTTATTCAAGTGACCTACCTGCCATAAACATAACAAGAGCAGATTGTTAGGTATTGAAATCAAGTTAAATTTAAGTATGGCAAAGTATATAGGCAacagttctctgtgggggagcgtggcccATGCGCATATAGGGGTCACCGAAAATGCGTGCAAAAGCATCATGGAAGtgagatttccacctttcattggggtggggtggtcatttagCCCCCCTGTCTAGTCGTGGCCGGTACATCCCCCCTCGGGATTGGATTGAATGGGTTGATACTTGTCCAACTGGTCCTCCAAAAATCATATATGACCAATCCTTTGATGCCACATGGGGCATATAGATGCCAGAAATTTCATCTAGCTAGCACAAGGACCACGTTTCTGGACAAAAAACCCTTTTCCTTATATATATCcaagatttttttattgacacctcttaaggtatcaaataatttgtaattttattttattttattttatttagtttttttttttttaatctttttagtataacataaatttttttaaatgtagataaatattatcatttcacataaatactCCAAATATGTGCATGACAATCACACCTATTGATAGTGGCATAATGCGATCTCAATCTCAAATTATTTTTACAAACCTTTTATACCCCTAACTTaaaagaacttttgagaatGAAATAAGGGACATTAAAAGAAAGTGTCAAGCTCTAAATACAATCATAGGGGTGTCATTTAAACACTTCCTACTTTgcgtttattttatttttgggggaagggggggggggggcttgggtggggtggggagaggagaggagaggagaagagaggtagGTACACCCTACAGCACCCTTTTTTGTTTCACTAGTACTCTGAAGTGACTGGAGAGGGTTTGTGGCCCTATCAAATTTGTTAGTTCTTTGCAATTTTATATATTCAAATAATACAAATAAACATTGAACTCAGGCTCTAAAGTAAGTGGGTGTGGCTTCTCTCCAATCACTTGAAAGTACTGATGAAACAAAGAGGCCGAGGCCAAGAAGGTATGGAAGGTGGCTGGATCAAGTTCTCGTATGAGAATCATTCTCGTACGCCCTT encodes:
- the LOC122670610 gene encoding probable sulfate transporter 3.5, with translation MSSSSTKLEVVQQVNFPTPRTFLTSFKSNLKETFFPDDPFHHFKTEPNPLGRAKKAIQYFIPVFQWLPNYNFRLFRYDLLAGITIASLAIPQGISYAKLANIPPIIGLYSSFVPPLIYAIFGSSRDLAVGTVAAASLLLSSTLGDKVSPKDDPALYLRLIYTSTLFTGIFQAALGIFRLGILVDFLSHSTIIGFMGGTAIIIILQQLKGMFGLSHFTTKTDLISVMHSIFSQRKEWRWESAVVGLCFLVFLLSTRGLMKKKPKLFWVSAVAPMVTVVVGCVFAYVVHGEKHGIQIVGHLNKGLNPSSLRQLNFESEYLPVTIKAGIITGILALAEGIAIGRSFAEMKNYQIDGNKEMIAFGIMNLVGSITSCYLTTGPFSKSAVNYNAGCKTQMSNVVMSICIMLTLLFLAPLFSYTPLVALSAIIMSAMFGLIKYKEVYRLFKLDKFDFCICMAAFLGVVFISMDIGLMLSVGISIVRALLYVARPGASKLGKIPNSTLFSDIEQYPNATSVPGILILQLGSPIYFANSGYIREKISGWIEEEVDVKNSKGCDLEHLILDFGGVTSIDMTGIEMLFEMQRNTATRGIKVALVNPKVAVLEKLILSKFIEYIGKESVFLSIEAAVEASHFMLNESKDNRNSAGPSITIETNTYVTDDNDL